gtttctgtgttttgtttgccctattagcatagcagatgggggtctgcattttcaaagcagatccaaaatcccatatccctgtaaataacttcataacttccgTTCAGTgaacttactggcacgcgagccatattaatacattccgtcacgcatgacgctcccaatgagactaaatattaccgtgtaatactaaaattaagagagatattaatatcggtctcttaggaccggctaaacatcaggtgtctgtaatcgttagttgcggctcggtcccccggttacacatatgtaactcttagcacgttAAGCCAAGGACATCTcctaatattcttatatttaataaggtcactcattctgtagccccactcctaaatcaggggggtcgtgcaggatactatggtttgtaagtgtgagttataacactcacaaaccactccagcttcctgcaaacaggtagagtggctgagcctttgatcaggggtctgcttcctaaacatttggtagCTCtactgaccatttgcatttagtaggcaggcatatttgagggtaacttaaacaaagggctataatcactattcaactattaacccttgccctcccggatggatcacagtgtttgtgtggtgcagacacgggaacagaaacaatacatttttacaggggaataaacatttggatactgaagcaaggtaaaaaccacattgCTAGACCTCAGTCCATTTAACCCCTTGCtttccaggtgagagtagagggggggCCAAATGggatgtaacccctttaatcccgggccaaatcccctctctcttgacagtcATAGACCTAAAATCCAATTTTCCACTTCCTGCCTCACTTCCACAACGCTGGGCTGGTGAGACTCTCTATAGAGAGCCCCTCCTTCACCTATGCAGCCACATCTACCTCATGCCCAGCACCCTTATTTCCAAAATGCTTAGTCCACACTCGGTGCCCAGATCTTAGCCCCACTTTATTCTATCAAGAGCCTATCTATACCTTCAACAAGGAAGATGCTTGTCCTATGAGGTGCCACACAAGAATGTCCTTCTGTCTCTACTGAAGCCATGGCCCTGTTTCTTTGCACCCCAGAACACTGCTGAAAAAGGCAGAAAGGTTACCTACTCATACCCCCTCTTAACTCTCCCTCATTCCCTGAATCCCCCCTCTATTTTCCTCCATTACCTCCAAAAGGACTCCCTCACACCACTTCCTTGTTAGCTTGGGTGACTACACTGAACAGCAAGGCACAGCTCCATCCCTTAGTACTTACCCAGCAGATGAAGTTCTACTGCAGAATAATCCTCTACTCTCTCTATAGCTCTCCCTGACCACAGCAATAGTACTGTCACTGGACTTGGACCATCATGCCCAACGTGGCCACCCTTCATTTTCCAACCCGTCGCCATCACTCAGTCAGTCGAGGGAGATTAATTGTGCATCCCATAATTCTGTAGAACACGTGTCTCCTGCTCCTCTCTCCTGACCTGGTAACATCACTACTCAATCCCTCTGCAGCAGCATGTGTGTTAGGGCCCGAAATCCCATGCCTTACCCAGGAAATTCCCCTATACCAGACCTACTCTTGCAGCACAGATAAGAACTGCTCATCTTCCTTTGGTTCCTGAGACAAGTTAGCTCTTCTGCCTCTGACCACAATTCCATTTAAGCTACTGGAACTTGGCCCTTTAATGTCTGGTTCTGGCCCATGTCTTCAGGGAAATATGCCCACTTTTTCTCCAAACCCTTCAAAATAGCCCATTCCCATGCACCTCTTCTTCCCGACTTAGGCAGAGCGGGAAGGGGTCACTTGGGCAAAGGTCATGCCTCCCTTCCCATACTAGTCCATGACCCTTTTTTCTACTTTTCTGCATAGACGGTTCTTTGGAATACAATACCTCTGTATTAATACAAGATACTGCACTAATATTGAATAGATATCCCAAAACAGGCAAGATACAGTATTTGCACTGGAGAACAGATTTTGTTGGCATGCTTTATTAGCTTGAAAGAAGACCACATGGAAGTAACAGCTACTATCAATATTTTATGAAAGTGACAAATAATCATTAACATTCAGAACAATATAGTTTATAGTCTTCTATTACAACACATTCTCAGTCTAATGTATGCAGCATTGCACTGTGAACTGTTAATATCACTTCAGTAGAatgcaaaataaatgtattgtgcAAAACAAATGAGAAAGTTTGCCCATTCTTCAGCATCTTACTCACTTCCTGAAGTAATGTACAGAAGCTTGTAGAGGGAGGCTAAAGAGAGAAATTTTCTAGTATACCTGTAGATTAAATTTATTTGACCATATTTATCTGTTTTGTTAATATTTTTGTAGAACTTATTTCAATTGTTTTAAACATGTTTTTACTTGCGAATGGGTGATTGGTGATAATAACATTGTTCGTCAACTCAACAGGTCTTGGTGCATTTTAAAAGTATTTGTCATTTGTAATAAACAAAGTTACAAAGTGTGTCATTTTTATATGTGATGTCATCGGTATATAGAACATTTGTCAGAATTCTTAATTGCATATCCAAATAGCTTGTGTATTTTAATGACACAGAGGGATGTTTCCgcttcctattgtctgttttgtcTTAAGCTACAGAGTGTCCTTATGATGTACCTGGCCGGACATGAGCCTTCGCATGCCAGAGGCACCACCAACGTGTCAGGTACATCATGACACAAATTCTGTTTGTCTAAGGGATGATCGGGCTCTGTGCCCCATTGGAGTGGTCGGCCTGAACGAAACGCAAGTGGGTCGATCACATGACTGCAAATGACGACTGTGCGGTTGAAAAGGTTGACTTATATGTACTCTTTTTGTTATACAATATTTTTGTCCAACCACCCAGActgtgctgtggaatatgttggtgctatataaataaaagatagtaataataattataattagaTCGGCATTTACTTATGTTTTGTTACATTGTCTAGAAGAAATAAAGGAGTAACACAAGGCACTGCGGATATTCTAAATGCTATTTAATGAGCCAAAAACTTAGCGAAGTTTTGACCAGAGCATTTAgaaaatccgcagtgccttgTGTTACTCCATTATTTCTGCATGACTTGGATTTCCAGCAGGACTTCTTTCAAATACACGTAAATATGTGATTCCTTATTATATAGTGTGCAGAAGTAACCTTTCTCTTTGCAATTGTTACAGTGTCTAAGCATCATAAACATGAAGAATGCCCTTATTATCCATTATTATTGTCAAGAAAATACGGCTTTAAATTTAGAAGCTTTTAGTGGACATGACCAATTTGATCCAGAGTTTAAATGACATGCTAGGGACAACCTTATGCATGATCCTGTAATAGAGGCCACGCTACTGTACATGGTTGAATAGTTCAAACTGCGTGTGACCTTGGTCACTTTATTCCACTGGTCTTTAGACACTGAAAAATTATTGTAAGATGATGCCTATAAATAATACATTCTACAGTGTTCGTGTACTATATATGTAGGTGCAATTACTATAAGAATACACTATTtaccaaggacagtacaaacatATTAtcaaaataatttatttattattataaatcaTAATATAACAACAACTTCATTGAAGTTTAACTGCCCTCAAGGCAAAGTTTCATCATCCATAGCACAAATGCAGtgttctgtatatacagtacagtatctatcTCTTACACACACAGGGACTGCATTAACAAATACAATTATATTAAATATACATTGTGTTGTACTTGCTACAATTAACACCTTTAACTTTTTCTGCACAGGAAACAACATCAACCGAAGACTGCAAAACACGTTATAATCTGATTGATCTATTTTCAAATGGACCATAAAACAAGATTAGGGTATTCTTGCCATGACACTGAAAACAAAGTGATATCAATTAATACAGAAATACAGATGCACTGCAATCATATGGAATGACATTGAAGAACTGTGTAAAGGTGCAGTCCTAATTTACAATGACTTGCATTACTGAAAGAATGATAGACTGTATATAAAATGCTCCACCATTTTTATGGTTTGGATTCAAATGCAAGATATGTTCAGTATATATTCAGTAGCAACATCACCCAATATCACATAATATACAATGGAATTTGTTGTTTCATCAGTGGGACTCGTTCAAACTGTTGGAAAAATACTGTAGCTTTCCCAATGATTGTAGTGGCCAATATAGCATTTTTTTTAAGGAAAGCTCGCACTGGTTTCTCCGTGTTTAAAGGCACCCTAAACTTATTTTCTACGCCTTAAAGTGATGTTTTGGATAACAAATTACAATGATGAAAAAggaaaaaactaaataaaaacagaaaaaaatgagGACTGAATCTTTCTTAAGATATGATTATTTTCAGTTAGGGTCAGATAAAGCTAGGACCGTAGTGATAGTAGGGACAATACTCCTTTCATTCCCACAGTCATCTTATAGTGCCCAAACTTTTATTGCATATGCAACATGCCTCAATGTGTTTTCCAAACCTCCTGTACCATGGAATTGTCCATGCTTGGAAACCGTCCTTATACCTCTGCTTATTCACCTCTTATATGCTATACACGTATCATCATTTTCACTGTATGATGTACTCTTATAGTCCACAGCAGGTTTTTCATATCAGATGCAGCCAACTCTGCATTACATAGAGTCTTTAAGGTCAAAGACTTGAAGTCTTTACATTTCTTCCTGTAGACTTTAGTGGCAAATAGATTAACACTCTTTTTTCTGTCTTTCATGTGTTCATGTTGCCTGTGACTCTCTTGTGATCTGTGGCACAGGCTTACAAAGTTCCTGATAGAATTCCCATTGCAGGAAGCGTGGGTATGAGTTATTTTCCATCAAGCTGTAGACTCTCTTCTGAGCTGCACCAAAGCAGGAGTGTGAAGGTTCCTGGAGAGTATGGGTGATGTTTTCTCTTGTTTGGAAGTCTATGTTTATCTGCAATTGGAAAATGaatcacatttgtttatacatttaattaaataaaagtgaagaaacaacAAAGATCACAATTTAGAATCTATAAAAACGACTTGAATATTTGCATCAAAGTGTTGTCTAAACTAAAGGATAACTTTCCCCAATATTCGTAAGGGTTAAagctaatatactgtacatatagtcGGTTAACGACTTTGTTTACTGCCTGTATGTATAGGTATGCATGCAATATAATACATTGCAGACTTATTAAACAAAGGAAGATTTGGGGTTATAACTATGcaatatttttattgtataatgTTATtgcatattttttataaaatctaggaaaatatatgtatacataaaaACCATATAATATCAAATGTACATAATTTTAAATATAAcagcatattattattatttttattcatattaaCCGATTAGCTCTTTATTGCTTGACAAGTGTGCTTATGAGAAAAATAAAATGGATTGGTCATATGCTAGCTGATAAAATGCCATAGTTTGGAAACTGCCCAGCAAAGTTTCACAGCAGAATAGTTTCAAGGGTCCCCATTTTTGTTTACTGCTCTAAAAGCTTCTTACCTCTTTGGGAGATTCTTTTTCTATGAATTCATCATAAATCTTCTTAGCCTTGGTTGTGAGCTTGTTTGgtgatttggttttcttaaagtcTTCACAGGCCAGCCAGAACTCAATGTTCTCTTCACTGAATTCAGACTTCAGAAAGGTTCTGAACGTTGCTACACCATCTgataaaaaaaagaggagtataTTTTATTTCTACGGCACCAATTTCAGCTGTAAACATTCTACAGACTTGAATGCTAAAAAGGACTGAGTGGGTTGCAAAATACTAGTGCAACAAACGTAAGGAATGCTACTTAATCAGAGATTTTAAGCACAATTGTGTTTTGTGCTTTAAATGCCTTTACTTTAGTATGGATCACATCCTGCCTTTCAGATAAAGTTACAGTTACTTGTCAAagtgcaatgaaaaaaaaaaacagaacttgAATACAGAGAACATCATTGTGTTAAGCATGGGGGGGAAGTTCTATGGGCCATGTTTTCAAAATATTGATGCTGTAATTAAATAGATTCTGTTCTAGACAGGTTTGTTTTTTTctaattatatttactagtacCACCCCACTGCCTTAGATATCAACTTACATTTGTTTGCCAGAAGATCATCAAAGGAGTCTGACCAGCGCAATGCTTCTTCGGGAATGGGTCTGAAAGAGAATTACATAGGAAACATAAATATTGCTATCCTCACTTTCTCCATTCACAACGCAAAAGCAAGCACCAGTATTTTTTCGTTAAAGCTAGGTTTGTTTATAAGAAGGTCAAAACAAATATAGTGAAATGAACTACTGTTTATTGCTTTCTCCATCACTGTATTGACCTTTTAACTAAGTATGTTAGCTTCTAGGTAACAGAATAAAAGTTGTGCAAAGATTATAACTTCTTTGCAACATGTTGCAAGGTAGCTAAGTGTTAAGCAAAATATGTCATGTCAAATAATTACCTGCAATAGGTGTGTTTTTTCCCTTTCTTGCTCTGAACTGTATTGGGAGATTCATTGGATGTGTTCGGAGAATGCTGTAGGAAATAGCTCAGGCGTGTCTTCCAATCTTTCAagctggaaaaaaagaaaaaaaggagcaATCTATTTAATAAAAGTCTTTAAATGTCATGAGCAAAACAATGACTGCCAGAAACTGACACTATGCAGAGGCTAAGAATGGTCTGGAAATGATAAACTGTTAACGATTGCTCTGCTAGAAGGGGATAAACAGCATCCCTCTTCAATTACTCTGGAATTCACATCAACCCTCTCTAACCATAATAAGAGTTAAGATCTAACTCCCTGGACAAGTTCTGCAGTTAGTAAATATCTCTGTATGACCTCTCTTTTCACTAACAACCCTTGTGTTGCTCTAAGGTGTACTTTTGATCTCCAGAAACTATTTATAGCTGAACTTCTAAGCAAAGTACAATGCCCTGTGTGTAATGGAGACAGCTAAAAGGCTGGTTTTTTAAAAGTACTTCCTAGGACAGAGCTAACAATTAATGTTACTATTTCTGGATCCAGGATGCATATTATGAATCTTTAAACACTCAGAGCAATGATTAAACGTACTTTAATGCCATGTCTGTAGGATAGGATAATCCAGCCTTATATTTGCATCCTCCTTACTATTGTGAAAAAGCAGGAGTGGATAAACCTGTTCCATAGAATATAAttggtatctctctctctctctatatatatatatatatacacacattgatTAAAATACCAGCCTTCAGATTCATAATTAAAAGATCAACTAGTCTTGTTTTTTATGTGTCTTCTTTGTCATGCTAATATATTTTCCAAAAGTAAAATGCACATGAGGTCAGCATATGAGTGTACAACCCAGGAGTTAAATTATTCATCCTCAATGTCTAGAGTGCATGCTTAATAATACTCTCCTTTGGTTACATATAGTTAGTTACACGTATGCAGTTTGCTCATGTATAAGCTGTCAAATGACATGTGCAAAAAGGCAAAGCTATCATGCTTTCATTTCAACCGAAATATTTAGCATTAGTTATCAACCAAACTATTGCCCTTTTGTTGTGCATTCAAATATCTTTGAAGGGTTAAAGagaaataaaagtaacaataCAAATTCAGGTGAAATTATATTTGTCCGAGTATCAAATTTCCAAACTTTGATTTTccaaatcataaaaaaaaaaaaatcggtatTTCCAAATACTCATGCATGCTAAATGACATTAAAGTTACCAAATCACTTGGTAGAAAAGAATAAGACTCTCGTTGTATGCATTTATTAACAGCCAAATGAGCCCACAGTACAAGTTAATCAAGTCTGTTAGAATCTCTCCAACATGCTTCAAATCTGCcccatatgtatatataaaaagtcTCCCATTTAAAgcaatatgattttttttctttgatacatctgaaGCTATTTTTTTTGCCGcaaaattgcaccacttttgccctgTTTCATAGACCCCGCAGGTTTAACTGCGGATATAAAGACGCAGAGAGagttagcagcagcagcagcagcagcagcataggGAAAACTTACATGGTCTTCTTCATCTTTCCTCTCTTCTCTTCGCTTTTCTGGCAGCTCCCAGCTGAGCGCTCTACTTGTCCACGGTTGTGCTGAAGGGCAAGAAACATTGCACTCTGCATCATTTATCCCACGGAATTGCTGGAAGTGACTGCTCGCCTTCGCTAGCGCTGTAGGATTCCACCCTGCTGGTACTGTACTTGGAGCAGGATCTGGCTGAGCTGCGGGCGGTGACTTGGATTTTATGCAGATGCAAAGTCTATGGGCTGGGACTTGGCAGCTCTCTGGCTCGCTGGCTATtggctgccggggagcacagatcCAGCCCTGATCAGTTTCGCAAATGCATTAATGTGACGTCCTTGTGCAGTGCTGTTTTATGTAAGAAGAACTGAGCTGCTCTGCTTCTTTCAAGCTTTTGGCAGCTGTAAAAGGCACTAAAAGATAACGATCTCTCACCCTTTTCTGTGTATTCAGAATAGCCTAATCCTTGTACAATTGAACACGCACTGCTTATTTTTTTGTACTGTACTTAGAGTTGTATTTTGCATTTTTTCCCCCCAGTGTTCAAAGTGTTATGGTATTAGAGGGTGCAGAGTACCCctacttaaaaaaaaagtattattaaCAAACCCGAGCACCAGTCTTGTTTTATTGAAAGTAGATTGGTTCCCACTTTCTTTTCAATTGAAACTGATTTATTTTTGGGAGCCTTGCACCCTTTTTGCCTTCTGAGCAaacatattgtatactgtaccttACAAAAATGTGGTCAGAAGAATAGCATTTTCCCCACTGTAAGATGTACAATGTTTTGAAGTTAGGCACTGTAACATTATTTTTGCCACTTTACATTATTTTTGCCATGTTAACCGCTGCATTTATTTTGGTTCTTCTATTTTAACTATTCAATAATACAAATTCTAATGCTGGCCCCCAAATCCTCTTACTCCGACAAACAACAGCCAAGAAACCCCTGTTGTAAGGATAATGTTATTTTGTTCTTGGGGTTTTAATATATACTTAGCACATAGTTATATCCAAAGCATAGCAATGCTCTGGAGAATTTAGCTACTTTAAGAAGGAACTATTAAAACCTGCATAGAAATACTCAATTTAAACAGCCGACTATATTCATTTTCAGGCGCGGTTCTATTAATTTCCCCCCAAGCAAGTAATGTTCCCTTAAATAATGATATGCTTCAGTTTATTTTTAGACACTGTTTTTCAAGTTTAACAAGTAGTGACAGAACCTCTAGAGAAATACTCAACGACATATCTAACATGATATCAGTAGGAGACACCAGTGTGTCAACAATGAGAATTTGTAGAAATCCAAGTTTATATGTGAACCCCCaaaacagaaatacaagaaaaaaaagcgATCTAGTAAACCCCCCATGCAAAAATTCCAGTTGTGTGATGGTGTGCATTTTATTTGCATTTGTAGTGTGTGATCATAAGATACCGTATTTAGTGAAGTGTTTTGGGAAACTGTGCAGTACTTCTCAGCAGCCTGGTACTGTAGATACCTCAAACAGCAATCAGATTCACCTGCAATAACATTTGATTGTTGAATATATTCAGCAGAACTTACATTTACACTTGACATCCTGTAGAATGTGCAGAACAACCTGTgtgatgtacagatgcagcggccgttattttatgGCATCGCAgcgccgttttcatgtgcgctgctgtactccacgtggcattaacgccgccaatcgccccaggcacgctcgtttatcgtggttgctttgtttgaattttatggattgtgtgcaattatatgcaattaaatgaatgaattgcaatgtgtacagacagtactgtgctactgtgctactgtgtcaatttcaggtgtttataagccagaacactaaaatgccattttatacactcgcctgcactcgcgtcttaaggcggtacgattggaagtaatcccgcgccatcacatgggtattccgaggtataaacttCGTGATTTTGTAAACTTATGGCCGCTGCAACTTTACAGCATAAGTAAGCCAAACAATTGCTTCAATACTTTGAACTACTTCGAAAGTTTACAGGACAGACCCTCAGAAGTACAGAACACTTTTTAGAATATGCATAATAAGAATCCTGAAGATTAAACTACAGTACCCTTTGAAAACAATCTACTTGACGCATAACTCcacataactactgtatatattcgCAGTCATTACGCCAACCACGTGCAGCAGAACAATATTATGCATTTATTTAAGTCCTAAAATGTACGATTTCTTATTCTCTTGACTGACATCTCCATAAAATGTTAATTACGTTTTTCAGGCTTGGCAAAAAAAGAATGAAAGCATGAAGAGGATGCAGAGACAGAAAGTGACACATCCCATGAAAATATGCGAATCGTTAATTCCTCCCTAACTCCCCTTATACTATTTTCCAAAAGGCTCAAGAGATAAAGCAGGGTAAAATACTGTAGGGGCAAATACTGTGATTTCCTGACAAAAAGACATGTTTAAAAGGTATTCCTCAGTGTTTATGTAATGCATCTATCTGATAGGGTGAGGAGTAAGGTGAGATATGTCACTGGTGTTTCTGATTGTGCCTGCCTATGGTAATCCTGTTTCTTACTTTTAAAGCAAATACACATATCACTTGTgggtacattcacatgtcttagactggCCTGCAACCCTCATTTTCCCCATTATTGCTTAGCAAACAATGCATTCATTGCAGCCAGGgaatctgggtaatgacatgaaaaTCACATTCTTATGTCAGTTCAGTAGTTGAGAAAACTATTTCCAAACGGAACTGCACCGGGTCTCGGACCTCCAGGAGACAAAattcagtaaaaaaaataaaatcacaaaTTTTAttgactccttgagaaagcacagatagttgtgaaacgcgttggaggtttcagGATTCTTAAAGATGTGTTGAGCGTTTCTCAATAAAATGTGTGATTTTTTAACTGAATTTGGTCTTGTGGACGTTCAAGGTTCAGTACGGTTCCGTTTGGAAATATTTTTCACAACTATTGAAATGTTACGAAGCACTTGCTAGAAGTCCACGGAGGGGGGATAGGAAGGAATGCCACATGTGGAAGCTCGGTGAACCGGCACCCAGGTTCTTTGATGATATATATTACAAGAGAGATGAGCTTACCTACAGTATATGAGGCTTGGGTTTAATTGCTCCAGACACGTTGGCTAATAATCCCTTATGAAACCCCCTAAAGGTCTTCAATGACCAGATACATGAGAGGATGCATGGTAGAATTAGTTAGCACTGGGTTTTATTTTTGGACTTTGTCAGTTCAGACTCGGATACGTTTTTGATACAGAAAAGGGGAGGATTGTAGAATTTTTTTCCCAAGTTGCCCTGCTTCGCAGACCCCTTATATTTAGCCCAATATACTTTGATATCCAGAAACCTTTCACCTTTCTCATTCCACCTTTGTCATTACAGGGCCCCTTGGCACCGATACGGTTACTATCAAAATAACATCTGATGAGAGAACATATAAACACCCCCGCTTCTCCAAATACAGAATCCTATTGTCTATTTTCCAATGCACATTGTGTGCTTATGTACCATTTGCCTCCTGTGTTCATACAGTATTGTAGTAGCAGATGaataaaaaagaagcaaaaaTGCTGGCAATACGGAGTAACCCAATACATTTTGGACTGACTTTTAATAGCTATACTCCCACTGTTAGTACAGTACATACTAAGCCAGCACAACCACATCATTGTTCAGTACTGTAAAGACTGAAGCTAAAGGCCATTAAAAAGTCTAGAAATGCTAGTTCTTTATCcgttaattaattaataaaaaaacaattttttgtGCTGgcacagaaaaaataaatatatgttaatttttactttttatatacaaaatattgttattttatgtttaatgTCTATGATACTAGGGTAGTTAATTATATTAATTAACTACATCATTATTGTTAATTTATCCCCTTCAGTGCGACCTCTTTTAGGAACTATTTTAGGTTACTGTTCTGATGGGATGCAGCCCCACGTAGGACATACATCAGACACCCCATGATTGAAAGGGGGGACTCCCGCCTTTTGATTTTTGAGGTGACAACCCCCTTTGAACTCCAAAAAGTCCATAGGATCCAGTGGGCTTCCCCTGTTTCTCCAAAAGGCAGCGGAAGTGGAATGCGAAAGGGGGTGATTCCCTAACACCCACTACTGCCATTTGGGACTCTGAGGGGGTGACACTAGATTAAAAGTGGGGACTCCCCCCTTTCAATTTTGAGGGGTAACATCCCCCTCTGAACCACACAATCTCTCTAGGATCTAGTGGCATTCACGTGTGGCTGCAAAAGGCAGCTGCAGGGTAATGGAGTTGGTGGGGAGCTCAAATCTAGAGCCCTCTT
Above is a genomic segment from Ascaphus truei isolate aAscTru1 chromosome 10, aAscTru1.hap1, whole genome shotgun sequence containing:
- the RGS2 gene encoding regulator of G-protein signaling 2, giving the protein MMQSAMFLALQHNRGQVERSAGSCQKSEEKRGKMKKTILKDWKTRLSYFLQHSPNTSNESPNTVQSKKGKKHTYCRPIPEEALRWSDSFDDLLANKYGVATFRTFLKSEFSEENIEFWLACEDFKKTKSPNKLTTKAKKIYDEFIEKESPKEINIDFQTRENITHTLQEPSHSCFGAAQKRVYSLMENNSYPRFLQWEFYQELCKPVPQITRESQAT